Proteins encoded together in one Pontiella desulfatans window:
- a CDS encoding ArdC-like ssDNA-binding domain-containing protein, whose amino-acid sequence MSAYQKINEMITARLIERIEATGELPWKKPWTSVSLMPKNLVTGKNYRGVNVFLLHMLGYANPCFLSMKQVNAMGGKVRKGEKSCPVIFWRFIEAKENTPDQKGYAMLRYYRVFNVEQCEGLPASKVPAIEIPTREHEPLKVAESLVASMPNPPRINNARTLASYSPSMDLVSMPCPEWFTSGEEYYGALFHELAHYADTGIMPYRMISPLQSKGVRYGH is encoded by the coding sequence ATGAGTGCTTATCAGAAGATTAATGAAATGATTACCGCCCGATTGATCGAACGCATAGAAGCAACGGGAGAGCTGCCCTGGAAGAAGCCGTGGACATCGGTATCGCTAATGCCGAAGAACCTGGTTACGGGAAAAAACTACCGCGGTGTGAATGTGTTTTTGCTGCACATGCTCGGTTACGCCAACCCCTGCTTCCTATCGATGAAGCAAGTCAATGCGATGGGAGGCAAAGTCCGTAAAGGCGAGAAGAGTTGCCCTGTAATTTTTTGGAGATTCATTGAAGCCAAGGAAAACACTCCTGATCAAAAAGGCTATGCGATGCTCAGGTATTACCGAGTATTTAACGTAGAGCAATGCGAGGGACTGCCAGCAAGTAAGGTCCCGGCGATTGAGATCCCCACAAGGGAGCATGAACCCTTGAAGGTAGCGGAGAGTCTAGTCGCTTCAATGCCCAACCCGCCGCGGATCAACAATGCCCGCACATTGGCCTCATACAGTCCATCGATGGATCTAGTGTCGATGCCCTGTCCAGAGTGGTTCACCAGTGGCGAAGAGTATTACGGCGCGCTGTTCCATGAACTGGCGCATTATGCCGACACTGGGATTATGCCGTACCGAATGATTTCACCCTTGCAGTCAAAGGGTGTTCGGTACGGCCATTAG
- a CDS encoding tyrosine-type recombinase/integrase, which yields MNALTLPALVQLFFTDRLTIQINASPNTIASYRDTFRLLLRFAGEQHGKVPTKLRVEDLDTELVGDFLAYVENKRRNCARSRNARLAAIRSFFKFVAMTEPAYLLQCQRILSMPSKRHEQRTVEFLDRREMDALLSAPDRSTWIGQRDHAILTLALQTGLRASELINLCQCDLIAGTGAHVQCMGKGRKQRLTPLRKETLLVMKNWLRRYGGTEDGPLFPTIRGGKLSRDALEHLVRKHTLTASKTCPSLATKRVSPHVLRHSTAMELLHHGVDQTVISLWLGHESVETTRIYLHADLHLKEKALEKVMATASKPGRYLPADKLLAFLEGL from the coding sequence ATGAACGCGCTGACACTACCCGCTCTGGTTCAACTGTTCTTCACCGACCGGCTCACCATCCAGATAAACGCAAGTCCCAATACGATCGCCAGCTACCGGGATACCTTCCGCCTGCTGTTGCGCTTTGCCGGGGAACAACACGGCAAGGTGCCGACGAAACTCCGGGTCGAAGATCTGGATACCGAACTGGTGGGCGACTTCCTCGCCTATGTTGAGAACAAGCGCCGCAACTGCGCCCGCAGCCGCAATGCCCGGTTGGCCGCCATCCGGTCCTTCTTCAAATTCGTGGCCATGACCGAACCGGCATACCTGCTCCAATGCCAGCGAATACTGTCCATGCCCAGCAAGCGCCATGAGCAACGTACAGTGGAGTTTTTGGACCGCCGGGAAATGGATGCGCTGCTGTCTGCGCCGGACCGGTCCACATGGATCGGGCAACGCGATCATGCCATCCTGACACTGGCACTGCAAACCGGACTTCGAGCATCGGAGCTAATCAACCTATGCCAATGCGATCTCATTGCCGGAACTGGTGCGCATGTCCAGTGTATGGGTAAAGGTCGAAAACAGCGCCTCACGCCTCTCAGGAAAGAAACCCTTTTGGTCATGAAGAACTGGCTTCGGCGGTATGGCGGAACTGAAGACGGGCCGCTCTTTCCAACCATCAGGGGAGGGAAACTCAGTCGAGACGCCCTGGAACATCTTGTGCGAAAGCATACGCTCACGGCTTCGAAAACCTGCCCCTCGCTGGCGACCAAGCGGGTGAGTCCGCATGTGCTTCGGCACAGCACCGCCATGGAGTTGCTGCACCACGGGGTGGATCAAACCGTTATCTCGCTATGGCTTGGCCATGAATCCGTTGAAACAACGAGAATCTACCTGCACGCCGATCTGCACCTTAAGGAAAAGGCGTTGGAAAAAGTGATGGCAACGGCCTCGAAACCAGGGCGGTATCTCCCCGCTGACAAGCTACTCGCCTTCCTCGAAGGCCTATAA
- a CDS encoding tyrosine-type recombinase/integrase: protein MKTLNRELERYLSIRRGLGYKLNTDERILRRFIEFMEQEEAAHISTGCFLRWKEAFGHANTQTWSRRLTVVRIFAQWMHGIDPRHEVPPQSLIPGHVRRSRPYIYSEEEIKMIVEAAAELPSRNGIRPLTYSTFFGLIAVTGMRISEAVSLNVADVDLENGVVAVRKGKLGKERLLPVSTDTAERLVAYAVERDRLNESTPSAFFISDHGERLDACAARYNFAIVCQRVGLRPVQKFFRHGRGPRIHDLRHTFAVRTMLNWYRDGKDPAQEMIKLVTYLGHEKPAHTYWYIEAAPELLELASRRAEESAAREVES from the coding sequence ATGAAAACCTTGAATAGAGAGCTTGAGCGCTACCTGTCCATCCGGCGAGGCCTTGGGTATAAACTGAATACGGATGAACGAATCCTTCGCAGGTTCATCGAGTTCATGGAGCAGGAAGAAGCGGCGCACATCAGCACCGGCTGTTTCCTTCGCTGGAAGGAGGCATTCGGGCATGCAAACACGCAAACCTGGTCGAGACGACTGACAGTGGTCAGAATCTTCGCCCAGTGGATGCACGGCATCGACCCCCGCCACGAAGTGCCGCCGCAATCACTGATACCCGGCCATGTCCGCCGCTCCCGGCCTTACATCTACAGCGAAGAGGAAATCAAGATGATCGTTGAAGCCGCAGCGGAGCTTCCTTCCCGCAACGGCATCCGTCCGCTGACCTACTCGACGTTCTTCGGACTCATCGCCGTTACCGGCATGAGAATCAGCGAAGCCGTTTCGCTCAATGTTGCCGATGTCGATCTCGAGAATGGAGTCGTTGCCGTACGAAAAGGAAAGCTGGGCAAGGAACGCTTGCTGCCGGTCTCTACGGATACAGCGGAACGGCTGGTTGCCTATGCCGTCGAAAGGGATCGGCTAAACGAATCGACACCCTCGGCATTCTTTATCTCGGATCATGGGGAACGGCTGGACGCCTGCGCCGCCCGCTACAACTTCGCCATCGTATGTCAGCGTGTCGGGCTGCGACCGGTTCAGAAGTTTTTCCGGCACGGGCGCGGGCCGCGCATCCATGACCTGCGGCATACTTTCGCCGTCCGCACGATGCTCAACTGGTACCGGGATGGAAAGGATCCGGCCCAGGAAATGATCAAGCTCGTCACCTACCTCGGGCATGAAAAGCCCGCACACACCTACTGGTACATCGAGGCGGCTCCTGAACTGCTAGAACTGGCGTCCCGCCGTGCGGAAGAATCCGCAGCAAGGGAGGTGGAATCATGA
- a CDS encoding site-specific integrase encodes MNTHQQTTNEAHVTARELFGEHVSSFRQYLVGHNYVTNTVQQYMRCVGALAATMKADGIAVGELNEALVLDLVDRQGWPEGRHYYAVTIAKRFVRFLHDRGVGQLPPPPTEKEIARKELRKEYESYLRRQRGLSESTIFGCWHQANRFLEYRFGEEPGDLSKITATDIIDFLQHVTGRKPPVRNKTVSTHLRSFFRFLFQTKRNGANLAKGIPSVAQCYGKRLPVHLTSEQTEVLVDAVRGNKPTSRRNHAMVLLLARLGLRPQEVIRIQVDDIDWRAGEIVIRGKGGRHDRLPLPTDVGEAIVEYIRNDRVTESRTLFVSNHAPHKPFKNAEVLNTVLVKAFAKSGLTPPIPYTCTHILRHSLATNLVRQGASLDEVSNLLRHRSQTTTMLYARMDVDGLRSIALPWPGEGGAQ; translated from the coding sequence ATGAATACGCATCAACAAACAACGAATGAAGCCCATGTAACCGCCCGCGAACTGTTCGGGGAGCACGTGTCCTCCTTCCGGCAATATCTTGTCGGCCACAACTATGTGACCAATACTGTCCAGCAATACATGCGGTGCGTGGGGGCTCTTGCGGCGACCATGAAAGCAGACGGAATCGCCGTCGGGGAGTTGAACGAGGCATTGGTTCTGGATCTTGTGGACAGGCAGGGATGGCCCGAAGGACGTCACTACTACGCCGTCACGATCGCAAAGCGCTTTGTTCGCTTCCTGCATGACCGGGGAGTGGGACAGCTTCCACCTCCCCCGACGGAGAAGGAAATCGCAAGAAAGGAACTGCGTAAGGAATACGAATCCTACCTGCGCCGACAACGCGGATTGAGTGAAAGTACGATCTTTGGTTGCTGGCACCAGGCAAACCGTTTTCTTGAATACCGCTTCGGTGAAGAGCCTGGAGACCTTTCAAAAATCACGGCGACCGACATCATTGACTTCCTCCAGCATGTAACCGGCAGAAAACCGCCGGTACGGAATAAGACGGTTTCCACTCACCTGAGGAGCTTCTTTCGCTTCCTGTTCCAGACCAAGCGAAACGGGGCCAACCTCGCCAAGGGCATTCCAAGCGTGGCCCAGTGCTACGGGAAACGGTTGCCCGTGCATCTGACTTCCGAACAAACCGAAGTCCTGGTCGATGCGGTTCGTGGCAATAAACCTACGAGTCGACGGAACCATGCGATGGTGCTGCTGCTCGCCCGGCTCGGGTTGCGTCCACAGGAGGTGATCCGTATTCAAGTCGATGATATCGACTGGAGGGCCGGTGAGATCGTCATCAGGGGCAAGGGCGGTCGGCATGACCGGCTTCCCCTTCCGACCGACGTGGGCGAAGCCATTGTGGAGTACATCCGGAACGACCGGGTCACGGAGTCGAGAACGCTCTTCGTGTCGAACCACGCGCCGCACAAGCCATTCAAAAACGCCGAGGTACTGAATACGGTTCTTGTGAAAGCGTTCGCGAAAAGCGGACTGACGCCGCCAATACCGTATACCTGTACGCACATACTGCGGCATAGCCTGGCGACCAACCTCGTGCGGCAGGGCGCATCACTCGACGAGGTCAGCAACCTGCTTCGCCACCGGAGCCAGACAACAACCATGCTCTATGCGCGGATGGATGTGGACGGCCTGCGATCAATCGCCTTGCCTTGGCCCGGAGAAGGAGGTGCCCAATGA